The DNA window TCCCAAAATACACGTGTCTTTTATCAATTAAGAGGATCAAAATCATGAAACGTTTATGGTTGATTGCTGGTGTAATTGGAACATTTCTGAGCAGTTGGGCTGTGATGTCTTTTGCCTGTACGAACATCCTGGTCAGCAAGGGGGCTTCCAAAGACAGCTCGGTGATCATTACCTACTCCTGCGACGGAGAGTTTGTCC is part of the Calditrichota bacterium genome and encodes:
- a CDS encoding dipeptidase, which gives rise to MKRLWLIAGVIGTFLSSWAVMSFACTNILVSKGASKDSSVIITYSCDGEFVPHLRYTPAQDHKPGEFLEFRDGKGTIHKIPQPAHTYAVIGLMNEYQLAIG